From the genome of Natronococcus sp. CG52:
TTCGCGAACAAGGATTTGCGGTCGAAAACGAAGAGCACCGAAACGGAGTCGTCGCAGTCGCTGTTCCAATATTCGACACGCAGGCCGATGTAGTGATTGGAGCACTCTCGATCTCAGGCCCGCGACAGCGACTCGTTGCAAACGAGAGCGGAACCGAGGTTGAGGAGGAGATCATCAACGCCGTTCAGAACCGAGCAAATGTGGCCGAACTCCGGTACAACCACTACTGAACCCCGCATAGCTCTCCAATCGTCCGTAGCGGTCTGATCAGAGGCGAGCGGAGGTCAACTACGAGCAGACGCAAGAAATTTCACAACTCGGGGTATACCGGATAGTGTATGTCCGCAAACGAGACTCGCCTCCACTTCGTGGATGGCGAATGGACTGAGTCCGAGACCGGCGAAACGTTCGAGACGCATAATCCCGCGGCACCTGAAGAGCCCGTCGCGACGTACCCCAAGGGAAGCGCTGATGACGCCGCTCGTGCGATCGAAGCCGCGAACGATGCAGCAGAGACGTGGGCTGAGACGCCCGGCCCCGAACGTGGTCGGATCCTCTCCGAAACCGGTCGTATTCTTGCTGATCGGAAGGACGAACTGACGGAACTGCTCGTTCTCGAAGAAGGAAAAACCCGAAGCGAGGCCGCCGGCGAGGTCCAGCGAGCGATCGACATCTTCGACTACTACGGTGCGAAGGCCCGCGACCTCGGTGGTACGGTGAAGAGTGCAAGTGGTTCGCAGACGAATCTCTACACGATTAACGAGCCCGTCGGTGTCGCGGCTCTGATCACACCGTGGAACTATCCGATCGCCATTCCGGCCTGGAAGCTCGCGCCCGCGCTCGCCGCGGGTAACGCGGTCGTTCTCAAGCCGGCATCGCTCGCACCCGGCGTCGCCCGCGAGATCGTCGAAGCACTCGATGAGGCCGGCATTCCGGATGGCGTCGTGAACTTCGTAACCGGATCTGGAAGCGACGTTGGCAGCGAACTTGCTACCCACGAGGCTGTCGACGCCGTGTCGTTCACGGGCAGCACAAAAGTCGGGAACACGGTCTACGATCAAGCAACCGACGATGGAAAGCGGGTCCAACTCGAGATGGGCGGAAAGAATCCGACAATCGTCTCGGAGAATGCGGACGTCGAAGAAGCCGCCGACATCGTCGCCAACGGTGCGTTCGGCGTTACTGGACAGGCCTGTACCGCCGCCTCCCGCGCAATCGTCCACACGGACGTTCACGACGAGTTCGTTGATGCGGTCGTCGAACGGGCCGAAGCGATTGAGCCGGATGTGGGCCTCGAAGATCCCGATATGGGGCCGCACGTGAGCCAGGACGAACTCGAGAGCACTCTCGAGTACGTCGATGTCGGCCAGCGCGAGGGTGCGTCCCTCGAGTACGGCGGCGAAGAACTCGATCGCGACGGGTATTTCGTCGAGCCCGCCGTGTTCACTGACGTCGATCCAGACATGCGGATCGCTCGGGAAGAGATCTTCGGCCCGGTGCTCTCGGTGATCGAGGTCGAGAGCTTCGACGAGGCGGTCGAGGTTGCGAACGATACGCAGTACGGCCTCTCCGCGAGCATCGTCACGGACGATCACACCGAGGCGAACCGATTCGTCGACGAGGTCGAGGCCGGCGTCGTGAAGGTCAACGACAAGACGACCGGACTCGAACTGCACGTTCCCTTCGGCGGCGTCAAGGCCTCTTCGAGCGAGACCTGGCGCGAACAGGGAGACGCTGGACTCGACTTCTACACCATCAGCAAGACGGTGTACGACAGCTACTAACGCGAGTAGCTCGCGTTAGTTCCGTTTCGGCTTTCGACCACTTCTCACGACCTGTACCTGTCACCTATCTATCAGAAGAGCGCGAAACCTTTATTTCGGGTAACTCCCGATTAGGGACGTAAATGGTCCGAGTAGAGAGCAACTTGTTCGTTCCAGTCACCTGTCCCGCTCGTCCGGGAGTGGGTACTCAATGAGCGCAATCGATCGGTTCTCGAGCGCCGCGACTGCCGCCGGCGCGACGGTCCACACCGTCGACCGGGCGAACGCCGCGGAAACACTCGAGAAACTCGTCAGACCCCCTGCCGTCGGTGTCCCGTTGTCGATCGACGGCGTGTCGCTTCCAGCAGGGGTCGAAACGAATCCCGATGATGAGCAACTACGGGCGGCTATCACCGGTATTACAGACGTTCCGTTAGGGATCGAAACGCTCGGGAGCGTCGTCGTTCCTTCCGACGAAGCGTCGACGGGACCGATCAGTCTCTTTGCAGAGCGACAGGTTGCGGTGATCGAGCGCAACAACATCGTTGAGGACGTTGAGTCGGCGTTTTCGTCGCTCGGCGAACGGTATCGTTCCGACAGCGGTGGGAATGACGCAGTAATAGTCACGGGCCCGAGTACGACAGGAGACATGGGCGCACTCGTAACCGGTGTCCATGGACCGGCGGAGCTACACCTCGTGGTGATCGACGATGAGTAGCGAATCCGACCGCGACGTCGCGGCGAACATCCGCCGGCTGATGAGCGAGGAAGGCGAAGCGGTGTCGACGAACACGCGCCTGTTCAACGAGCGGCGGTACATGTCGCTCGAGGAGCTCGGCGAGAGCCGTCACGAAGAACTCCGCGAGCGGGCGCGATCGATCAAGGAGGACGCTATCGAACGGCTTCCCGAGCTGATCGACCAGCTCACCGAGAGCGTCGAGGAAAACGGCGGTGCGGTGTACGTCGCCGAGGACGCCGAGGACGCGAACGCGTACATCCGAGACGTTTGTGAAGACGCAGGTGCCGAAACCGTCGTCAAGAGCAAGTCGATGACAACCGAAGAGCTCGAAGTCAACGACGCGCTCGAGACGGCCGAAATCGAGCCCGTCGAGACCGACCTCGGGGAACTCGTTATCCAGATCGCTGGAGAGGAACCCTCGCACATTGTCGGCCCCGGCCTTCACAAGTCTCGCGAGGAGATCGCGGAACTCTTCAACGAACACTTCGATCCCGATGTGCCGCTCGAGACCGCCCAAGAGCTGACGAAGTTCGCTCGCGATTACCTCGCCGAGCGGATCGCAGAGGCTGACGTCGGCATGACGGGGGCAAACTTCCTCGCCGCGGATACGGGGACGATGGCACTAATCACGAACGAGGGGAACGCCCGCAAGGTCGTCGAGGCGAACGATACGCACATCGCAGTCGCGGGCGTGGAGAAGATCGTCCCCTCGCTCGAGGATATCGCGACGTTCACCCAACTCGTCGCCCGATCGGGGACCGGGCAGTCGATCACGTCGTACACGAGCCTCTTCTCGCCGCCGGTAGATACACCACCGGTCGACGCCGACGAGCGGGAATTCCACCTCGTGCTGATCGATAACGGACGGATGGAGATGCGCGACGACGACCAGCTCCGGGAGACGCTGTACTGCGTCCGCTGTTCGGCGTGTCTCAACTCGTGTGCGAACTTCCAGTCGGTCGGCGGCCACGCCTTCGGCGGTGAAACGTACACCGGCGGCATCGCTACTGGCTGGGAAGCGGGCGTCCACGGACAGGAGTCGGCTGCCGAGTTCAACGATCTCTGTACTGGTTGCTCACGGTGTGTCAACCAGTGTCCCGTCAAGATCGATATCCCGTGGATCAATACCGTCGTTCGTGACCGCATCAATCGGGGCAAAGATCCCGAAGCGTTCGATCACGTCTTCGAAAGCCTGACTCCGGACGAGGAGCCCGCCGGGATGGATCTTGGCAAGCGCTTCTTCGGAAACTTCGAAACGGCCGCCAAACTCGGCAGCGCAACCGCGCCCCTCTCGAACTGGGCCGCGGACCTCGGGCCGACGAGAGCAATCCTCGAACGGACACTCGGAATCGATGCGCGCCGCGAACTCCCCTCGTTCGAGCGCGAGACGCTTCGCAAGTGGTTCGAAGCACGTGATATGACGCAGCCTGACGACCCCATCCGTCGTGCCGTCCTCTACCCGGACTTGTACACCAACTACGTCGATCCCGACCGGGGCAAAGCCGCGGTCCGGACGCTCGAGGCGCTCGGCGTCGCCGTCGAGATGCCGCCGGTCCGTTCGAGCGGCCGAGCGCCGCTCTCGCAAGGAATGGTTCAGACTGCGCAGGACCACGCGGAAGACGTTACAGAGCGACTCGAACCGTATATCGAAGCGAACTACGACGTGGTCGTTATCGAGCCGAGCGATCTCGCGATGTTCAAGCGCGAGTACGAAAAGTTCCTCCCGAGCGATGAGTTCGAGCGGCTCGAGGCGAACAGCTACGAGATTCTGGAGTACGTGTACGGACTCGACGAGAACGGTGCCTCCCTCGAGGACCTCTCGACCGGCGAAGCATCGTCGGTGTTCTACCACAGTCACTGTCAACAGCGCACGCTCGGTCTCGAGCCGTACACGGTATCAGTTCTCGAGGATCTCGAGTACGAAGTCTCGACGAGCGATACGGAGTGTTGCGGGATGGCCGGCTCGTTCGGATACAAGAGCGACTATTACGAACTGAGTATGGAGGTCGGTTCACGGCTAAAAGAGCAACACGACACTGTCGGAGATCCGGCCGTCGCGAGCGGAACGTCCTGTCAGGATCAGATCAGCGATCTCGTCGGGGATCGGCCGCCCCATCCGATCGAATTGATCGCCCCCACTCAAACGTAGTCCAAGCGGGACGATCGCTATCTTTTCGGCCGTAGCCGTTGTCGTGAGGCTGTCACGTCCTCGTCTTCACTGAGCGACCAGTAGGACCGAGTAGGGCGGAGAGTTCATAGCTAGTCTTCGGCCTGCTCGAGGAGCCCGCGCAGATATCCGATGGCGAACAACCGCCCGTGTGTTTCGTAGCCAGGATTGTCGTTGGACTCGCCGGCCATTGTTGGGACATGATCGGGACGCATGAGGCCGTCGTACCCAATGTCTCGATACGCACGGATGGCAGCAAGCATATCGGTGGGCCCGTTATCGTGCCATGTTTCAACGAAGGAGTCAACGGATCCTTCGACGTCGCGGAAATGAACGTAATTGATGCGGTCGCCGAAGTGGCGGATCGTTTCGGGGATGTCGACACCCATGGCAGCGAAATTCCCCTGGCAGAACGTGATCCCGTTGTGTTCACTGTCGATGATGTCTAGAACACGGTCGTAGGCCTCAACACTGGTGATGATCCGTTCAATACCCCGTATTGGCGACAGAGGCGGATCGTTTGGATGGAGCGCGAGGTAGACATCTGCTTCCTCGGCAACGGGGACAACCCGCTCGAGGAAGTACTCGAGAGTAGTCCAAAGCGTCTCTTCAGTGACTGGCGCTTCTGGCGGGTTGGGGCCACGCTGCATTTCGTCGTGGTCATAGGCCGTGGTGAGCGATCCACCGCGGGCAGGGCGAGCACTATCGGTGCGACTCCATCGACGCGACGCCATCCAGTCGTAGCAGACGGTAGATATTCCGGCAGCGCCGGCGTTCCGCAAGAACTCGCAGAACGCATCGATCTCTGCATCGCGTACCTCCCTGCCGAGTACCGTTTTGTCGGTCAGAGGAAAGGCTTCCTCGATAACTTGGAGATCCAATCCTGCGTTTCGAAATGCGTTTTTCAACCGTAACAATTCGTCGTATTCCCGATATCGTTGACCGGCACCGATATTAAGGGAATTGATAACGGCATGATCGACGCCGCTTTGCTTCGCCAAATCCCACCGTTCGTCTCGATTCGGTGGTAAGATGAGTGCTTCTTTGATGGTCATTCTCTTGCGTTCACGATTGAGATTAACCTAACGCCAATTATAGTTTCCCCTCCGTGCACTCGCTAAATCGTCGGATGACGGTTTTGTTCTTGCCGTCTCCAAAGCATGTATCTGACCACGGTAGGGCACCAAACTCACTAGTGGTCTTCGGGCGTTCTCTGTTACCTCCATTCTCGGAGGTCGTCCGCGGGCGCAGCTCTACGCGTCCGACTCGACGGCTTCGATAAGCCCTTTCATGTACCCGACAGCGAAGAGCCGACCGAGCGTCTCGTAGCCGGGATTGGTGTTCTCCTCAGTCGCCATCGTCGGGACGTGATCAGGTCGCATCGGGCCGTTGAATCCGATATCCCGATAGGCGCGCATCGCCGCAAGCATGTCCGTCGGTCCGTCGTCGTGCCACGTTTCGACGAACTGTTCCGCATCTCCCTCGACGTCCCGGAAGTGGACGAAGTTGATCGCATCGCCGAAGTGGCGGATCGTTTCGGGAATGTCGACACCCATTGCGGCGAAGTTTCCTTGGCAGAACGTAATGCCGTTGTGATCGCTCGGATAGATATCGAGGACACGATCATACGCCTCGACACTACGGATGATGCGGCTCATGCCGCGAACTTCGGGTAGCGGTGGATCGTCCGGATGAAGACCGAGTTTTACCCCTGCCTCCTCGGCGACGGGAACAACCTGCTCGAGGAAGTACTCAAGGTTCTCCCAGAGTTCTTCCTCGGACACCGGCCCGGCTGGATCAGATGGCCCCCCAACCATGTGCTCGTGATTGTATCCGGTCGTCAGTGAGCCGCCGCGAGAACGAATATCGACGGCCGTTCGTGCCCAGCGACGCCCGGCCATCCAGTCGTAGCAGACGACGGGGATCCCGAGTTCGCCAACATCGCGAAGGAACTGACAGAACTCTTCGATCTCTTCGTCTCGGCCAGGCTTTCCTAATCGCGTCTTGTCCGTTATTGGAACGCACCCTTCGATAACTTCGATGTCGATTCCCGCATTGGCGAAGCTATTCCGTAATCGAAGGAGCGTATCATAGTCCCAGAATTGGCGATCGTCTCCGATTTCGAGCGTATGGACGACCGCGTCTGTAACGCCCATCTGTTTCGCTAGCTGCCAGCGCTCGTCCGGTTCGGTTGGTAAGATTACTGCTGGTTCCATGCGCTACTCCCGACGAAGGAACACGCCTAAATAAATTCTTCCTCTCTGCATCTACTCTTTCGATACAAATTCTGGTAGTTGGCTCTACCCGTGAGTCGGGATACACCATAAATTATAAATAGGGATGTGCTCACCTACCAATGAGGCATGACAGTAGGAAACAACCTGAATAGGCGGAAATTTCTCTCAACCGCAGGTGCAGCATCTGTTTCAGGAATGGCTGCGTTAGCGGGGTGCATGGGCGGTGATAATGGCGGCGTTGAAATGACGATCGGGAGTGCATTCGAACCTGGTCACATCAACGTCGAAGCCGCTGAAATGTTCGCGGAGGAGATCGAAGAACAGTCTGACGGTGACTTCGAGGTAGAAGTGACACCCGGTGGAGCGATGGGTGCAGAAGACGAGATCACGTCGCTCGTGGCGGAGCAGGGGGCTGAAGCCCACGCAGCCGGAACTGTTCCCTTCGACATGTACACGCCCGAATACTGGTTCTTCGGGAGCCCCTTCGTCATGGAGGATTACGACCACCTCCTCCGCGTGATGGACACCGATATCATGGAAGGGGTTGAGGATCAGATGATCGAAGAAGGTAACCAGCGCCCGCTCGGACAGCAGATCTACCGCGGTGAACGACACTTCACTGCCAACAGTCCGGTCACGGCGCCCGAAGACCTAGAGGGACTTGCACTCCGGCTTCCAGAACTCGATCCGTGGGTAGATATCTGGGATCAGGTCGGAGCAGATCCGACGCCGGTTGCGCTTGACGAACTCTACAGTGCGCTGGAGCAGGGGACTGCCGATTCCTCCGAGGGCGACGCGGAACAGATTTCCTCGTTTAACCTCCACGAGGTTCAATCCCACGTCAGCCTAACTGGACATCTCGTCGAAACAGGAAACATCTACATGAACGAGGACTTCTTCCAAAGTCTCGACGACAGCTATCAGGACATGGTCCTCGAAATCGGTTCGGACGTCACCGAAGAAGCGGCAGAAATCTCACTCGAGCGAGAGGATGACCTCATCGACGAACTCGAGGAGGAAGGAATGGAAGTCGTGGACGATGTCGACCACGGGGCGTTCGAGGACGAAGCCGAGGACGCAGTCGAGCAGTGGTTCGACGAAGAGTGGGTTGGAACGTGGGACGATGTCTTGAGTATCTGAACCATCCGGTACGAGTAGATCACCATGGATATTGACCAGGATTTGGGCCTTCGTCGTGACTCCCTTTTCGATGCCGTTACACTGTATACCGCGACTGCATTGTTCGGTGTCACGATCGGTTTAACGGTCGTCCAAGTGTTTGTCCGACAACTCGGCTTCCAATCGCTTGGACCGATGTACCTGACGGAGCCACTTGCACGATTCACACTCATCATTGCGACGTTTCTCGGCGCCGCAGTTGCCGCCCGAAATGATGAAAACATCAAAATGACGCTCATAACGGACCGACTCGAAAACTACAGTCCAAGCGCAGCAAGATCATTGCGAATCGTCTCGAGCGCGATCGTAATTGGGTTCGTTGCTCTCGCAATGATCGCGACGTTTCGTGCTGCGCTCGGAAACTGGTACACCAGCATCGGCGGGGTCCGAATCGTTACCGAGGGATACCTCTACCTCGGAATCAGTATCGGGCTTGCAGTGTTTCTCTTCTACGAGATCACCAAAATCAAGCAAGTGCTCGGTGTGGAAGTAGGACAGTCATCGAAAGCAAGCGCGGGATCGGATACGGAGGAACTCTAAGATGGATCTGCTAATCATCGGCTTTCTCTTCCTGGGCGTGTTGCTTCTGTTGTACGGAGCTGGCGTTCCCGTCGCAATCGCGATGGGTGTGACCAGCGTTGTCGTGATGGTCTCGCCCTATGGGACCGGCCTCAACCTGGGTGTGATCGCAAACCAGATGCTCTATGGCCTCAACACGTTCACCCTACTGGCAATCCCGTTCTACCTATTACTTGGGCGGTTGATGAATCACATCGGGATGACGCGGCGTATCTTCCGGTTCGCGCAGGCGCTTGTGGGCCAACTGCGCGGCGGCATCGCGCACGTCAACATCGTCGCGAGTATGCTGTTCTCGGGCATGTCGGGACTCGCGGTCGCTGACGCCGCCGGTCTCGGGCGTGTTGAGTACACCGCAATGCGCGAGAACGGGTACGACAAGCAGCTCTCGCTCGGCGTCACGGGCGGTTCATCCATCATTGGACCGATCATTCCCCCGAGTGTTCCGGTTATCATTTACGGCGTGCTTGCGGAGGAGTCGATCGGCGACCTCTTCTTAGCGGGCATCCTCCCAGGAATCCTCCTCGGACTGCTCATGATGGTGCTGGTCGTCGTGATCGTTCGCATGAGCGGATACGGGATCGACCAGGTGTTCGAATGGGACGAACTCTGGGAGAGTTTCAGAGGCGCGTTCCTTGCCCTGTTGACGCCACTCCTCATTATCGGTGGGATTCTCTCCGGCTGGTTTACCGCGACCGAGGCGGGTGCGATTGCGATCGTGTACGTCCTCCTCGTCGGCGCTTACTACGGCGAGCTTAACCCTCGCGGACTCCTCCAAGAAATGCGCGACAGTACAGTTGAAACGTTCTCGCTGACGTTCATCGTCGGCGTCGCCGCGCTGTACGGGCTGGTCGCGGTGCAACTCCAGCTCCCCATCATGATGGCCAACGCGATCACCGACTTCACGACCAACACCACCCTCATCATCCTCCTCCTGGTGCTCCTGTTGCTCGTCGTCGGAACGTTCATGGAGACGATCGCAGCGATCTCCATCCTCGTGCCGGTGTTGATGCCCGTTCTCGAGATCTCTGGGATCGATCCGCTCCACTTCGGGATCGTGATGATCCTCACCCTCATGTTGGGGCTCCTGACGCCCCCGTTCGGCGTCATCCTCTTCGTCCTCGAGAAAGTGACTGACGCCAGCATCGAGGAGGTAATGAAGGCAGTGCTGCCGTTCTATCTCCCGATCCTAGGTGTGCTCTTCCTCATCATCATCTTCCCCGAGATCGTGACCATAGTCCCGGAGATAGCGAACTAACCTCTCCTATCTTCGTCTGCCCCGATTAGGTTATTCCGGTCGACGAACGCATCCGTCTCTGATCGCCATTCGACCGGTATTACCACTCTCATAACCGATTTTCATTGAACGGCCGACACCCAGTTCGATGGT
Proteins encoded in this window:
- the xacF gene encoding 2,5-dioxovalerate dehydrogenase, with product MSANETRLHFVDGEWTESETGETFETHNPAAPEEPVATYPKGSADDAARAIEAANDAAETWAETPGPERGRILSETGRILADRKDELTELLVLEEGKTRSEAAGEVQRAIDIFDYYGAKARDLGGTVKSASGSQTNLYTINEPVGVAALITPWNYPIAIPAWKLAPALAAGNAVVLKPASLAPGVAREIVEALDEAGIPDGVVNFVTGSGSDVGSELATHEAVDAVSFTGSTKVGNTVYDQATDDGKRVQLEMGGKNPTIVSENADVEEAADIVANGAFGVTGQACTAASRAIVHTDVHDEFVDAVVERAEAIEPDVGLEDPDMGPHVSQDELESTLEYVDVGQREGASLEYGGEELDRDGYFVEPAVFTDVDPDMRIAREEIFGPVLSVIEVESFDEAVEVANDTQYGLSASIVTDDHTEANRFVDEVEAGVVKVNDKTTGLELHVPFGGVKASSSETWREQGDAGLDFYTISKTVYDSY
- a CDS encoding LUD domain-containing protein, which codes for MSAIDRFSSAATAAGATVHTVDRANAAETLEKLVRPPAVGVPLSIDGVSLPAGVETNPDDEQLRAAITGITDVPLGIETLGSVVVPSDEASTGPISLFAERQVAVIERNNIVEDVESAFSSLGERYRSDSGGNDAVIVTGPSTTGDMGALVTGVHGPAELHLVVIDDE
- a CDS encoding LUD domain-containing protein; protein product: MSSESDRDVAANIRRLMSEEGEAVSTNTRLFNERRYMSLEELGESRHEELRERARSIKEDAIERLPELIDQLTESVEENGGAVYVAEDAEDANAYIRDVCEDAGAETVVKSKSMTTEELEVNDALETAEIEPVETDLGELVIQIAGEEPSHIVGPGLHKSREEIAELFNEHFDPDVPLETAQELTKFARDYLAERIAEADVGMTGANFLAADTGTMALITNEGNARKVVEANDTHIAVAGVEKIVPSLEDIATFTQLVARSGTGQSITSYTSLFSPPVDTPPVDADEREFHLVLIDNGRMEMRDDDQLRETLYCVRCSACLNSCANFQSVGGHAFGGETYTGGIATGWEAGVHGQESAAEFNDLCTGCSRCVNQCPVKIDIPWINTVVRDRINRGKDPEAFDHVFESLTPDEEPAGMDLGKRFFGNFETAAKLGSATAPLSNWAADLGPTRAILERTLGIDARRELPSFERETLRKWFEARDMTQPDDPIRRAVLYPDLYTNYVDPDRGKAAVRTLEALGVAVEMPPVRSSGRAPLSQGMVQTAQDHAEDVTERLEPYIEANYDVVVIEPSDLAMFKREYEKFLPSDEFERLEANSYEILEYVYGLDENGASLEDLSTGEASSVFYHSHCQQRTLGLEPYTVSVLEDLEYEVSTSDTECCGMAGSFGYKSDYYELSMEVGSRLKEQHDTVGDPAVASGTSCQDQISDLVGDRPPHPIELIAPTQT
- a CDS encoding mannonate dehydratase, with protein sequence MTIKEALILPPNRDERWDLAKQSGVDHAVINSLNIGAGQRYREYDELLRLKNAFRNAGLDLQVIEEAFPLTDKTVLGREVRDAEIDAFCEFLRNAGAAGISTVCYDWMASRRWSRTDSARPARGGSLTTAYDHDEMQRGPNPPEAPVTEETLWTTLEYFLERVVPVAEEADVYLALHPNDPPLSPIRGIERIITSVEAYDRVLDIIDSEHNGITFCQGNFAAMGVDIPETIRHFGDRINYVHFRDVEGSVDSFVETWHDNGPTDMLAAIRAYRDIGYDGLMRPDHVPTMAGESNDNPGYETHGRLFAIGYLRGLLEQAED
- a CDS encoding mannonate dehydratase; the protein is MEPAVILPTEPDERWQLAKQMGVTDAVVHTLEIGDDRQFWDYDTLLRLRNSFANAGIDIEVIEGCVPITDKTRLGKPGRDEEIEEFCQFLRDVGELGIPVVCYDWMAGRRWARTAVDIRSRGGSLTTGYNHEHMVGGPSDPAGPVSEEELWENLEYFLEQVVPVAEEAGVKLGLHPDDPPLPEVRGMSRIIRSVEAYDRVLDIYPSDHNGITFCQGNFAAMGVDIPETIRHFGDAINFVHFRDVEGDAEQFVETWHDDGPTDMLAAMRAYRDIGFNGPMRPDHVPTMATEENTNPGYETLGRLFAVGYMKGLIEAVESDA
- a CDS encoding TRAP transporter substrate-binding protein produces the protein MTVGNNLNRRKFLSTAGAASVSGMAALAGCMGGDNGGVEMTIGSAFEPGHINVEAAEMFAEEIEEQSDGDFEVEVTPGGAMGAEDEITSLVAEQGAEAHAAGTVPFDMYTPEYWFFGSPFVMEDYDHLLRVMDTDIMEGVEDQMIEEGNQRPLGQQIYRGERHFTANSPVTAPEDLEGLALRLPELDPWVDIWDQVGADPTPVALDELYSALEQGTADSSEGDAEQISSFNLHEVQSHVSLTGHLVETGNIYMNEDFFQSLDDSYQDMVLEIGSDVTEEAAEISLEREDDLIDELEEEGMEVVDDVDHGAFEDEAEDAVEQWFDEEWVGTWDDVLSI
- a CDS encoding TRAP transporter small permease; translation: MDIDQDLGLRRDSLFDAVTLYTATALFGVTIGLTVVQVFVRQLGFQSLGPMYLTEPLARFTLIIATFLGAAVAARNDENIKMTLITDRLENYSPSAARSLRIVSSAIVIGFVALAMIATFRAALGNWYTSIGGVRIVTEGYLYLGISIGLAVFLFYEITKIKQVLGVEVGQSSKASAGSDTEEL
- a CDS encoding TRAP transporter large permease; translation: MDLLIIGFLFLGVLLLLYGAGVPVAIAMGVTSVVVMVSPYGTGLNLGVIANQMLYGLNTFTLLAIPFYLLLGRLMNHIGMTRRIFRFAQALVGQLRGGIAHVNIVASMLFSGMSGLAVADAAGLGRVEYTAMRENGYDKQLSLGVTGGSSIIGPIIPPSVPVIIYGVLAEESIGDLFLAGILPGILLGLLMMVLVVVIVRMSGYGIDQVFEWDELWESFRGAFLALLTPLLIIGGILSGWFTATEAGAIAIVYVLLVGAYYGELNPRGLLQEMRDSTVETFSLTFIVGVAALYGLVAVQLQLPIMMANAITDFTTNTTLIILLLVLLLLVVGTFMETIAAISILVPVLMPVLEISGIDPLHFGIVMILTLMLGLLTPPFGVILFVLEKVTDASIEEVMKAVLPFYLPILGVLFLIIIFPEIVTIVPEIAN